The following are from one region of the Haliaeetus albicilla chromosome 24, bHalAlb1.1, whole genome shotgun sequence genome:
- the RBM5 gene encoding RNA-binding protein 5: protein MGSDKRVSRTERSGRYGSIVEREDRDERESRSRRRDSDYKRSSEERRGDRYDDYRDYDSRDYDSRDYDSRDSRDCRDYDSRDYDSRDSRDCRDYDSRDSRDCRDYDSRDCRDYDSRDSRDYDCRDYDSRDCRDYDSRDSRDYDSRDYDRDYDSRDYDSPERERERRNSDKSEDGYHSDGDYGEHDYRNDINDEKESKTIMLRGLPITVTENDIRELIESFEGPQPADVRLMKRKTGVSRGFAFVEFYHFQDATSWMEANQKKLVIQGKQIAMHYSNPRPKFEDWLCNKCCLYNFRRRLKCFRCGADKFDSEQEVPPGAAEAVQSVDYYCDTIILRNIAPHTVVESIMTALSPYASLAVNNIRLIKDKQTQQNRGFAFVQLSSAMDASQLLQILQSLQPPLKIDGKTIGVDFAKSARKDLLLPDGNRVSAFSVASTAIAAAQWSSTQPQTGEGSTLDYSYLQSGQDGYTQYAQYSQDYQQYYQNQGGVLDTDTATISGAPVTTTTAAVVSQSPQLYNQQTNSPDSPTQSAPPTTSTQAQTAPPTGVVPGTKYAVPDTSTYQYDESSGYYYDPVTGLYYDPNSQYYYNALTQQYLYWDGEKETYMPAAEGITYQQTATTTTTKEVKEKKEKPKSKTAQQIAKDMERWAKSLNKQKENFKNSFQPLSTREEERKESAAADAGFALFEKKGALSERQQILPEVMKNGDDENPLKRGLVAAYSGDSDNDEDLLERMENEEEKLTDWKKMACLLCRRQFPNKDALIRHQQLSDLHKQNMDIYRRSKLSEQELEALELREREMKYRDRAAERREKYGIPEPPEPKRKKVYDAGTVNYEQPTKDGLDNSNIGNKMLQAMGWREGSGLGRKCQGITAPIEAQVRMRGAGLGAKGSSYGVSTADSYKDAVRKAMFARFTEME, encoded by the exons ATGGGCTCGGACAAGCG CGTGAGCAGGACGGAGCGGAGCGGCCGCTACGGCTCCATCGTGGAGAGGGAGGACCGTGATGAGCGGGAGTCACGGAGCCGGCGCAGGGACTCTGACTATAAGAGGTCCAGTGAGGAGCGCCGCGGTGACCGCTACGATGATTACCGCGACTACGATAGCCGCGACTACGACAGCCGAGACTATGATAGCCGTGATAGCCGAGACTGCCGGGACTACGATAGCCGGGACTACGACAGTCGCGACAGCCGGGACTGCCGGGACTACGACAGTCGCGACAGCCGGGACTGCCGGGACTACGACAGCCGTGATTGCCGGGACTACGACAGCCGTGACAGCCGAGACTACGATTGCCGGGACTACGACAGCCGGGATTGCCGAGACTACGATAGTCGCGACAGCCGAGACTACGACAGCCGAGACTATGACAGAGACTACGATAGCCGCGATTATGATAGCCCTGAG AGGGAACGGGAGCGCAGGAACAGTGACAAATCAGAAGATGGATACCATTCCGATGGCGACTATGGAGAGCATGACTACAGGAACGACATTAACGAtgagaaagaaagtaaaaccaTCATGTTACGTGGCCTTCCCATCACGGTTACAGAGAACGAT ATTCGCGAGCTTATTGAGTCCTTTGAAGGTCCTCAGCCTGCAGACGTGAGGCTGATGAAAAGAAAGACAG GTGTAAGCCGTGGTTTCGCCTTCGTGGAGTTTTATCACTTTCAAGATGCTACCAGCTGGATGGAAGCCAATCAG aaaaagctgGTGATTCAAGGGAAGCAGATTGCGATGCACTACAGCAACCCCAGGCCTAAATTTGAGGACTGGCTTTGCAACAAG TGCTGCCTTTACAACTTCAGAAGGAGGCTAAAATGCTTCCGCTGTGGAGCGGACAAATTCG ATTCAGAACAGGAGGTACCACCTGGAGCAGCAGAAGCCGTTCAGTCTGTGGATTATTACTGTGATA cCATCATTCTCCGAAACATTGCTCCTCACACAGTAGTGGAATCCATCATGACTGCCTTGTCTCCGTATGCATCACTGGCAGTCAATAATATTCGTCTTATCAAAGACAAGCAGACTCAGCAAAATAGAGGCTTTGCGTTTGTGCAGCTGTCTTCTGCCATG GATGCTTCTCAACTGCTGCAGATTTTACAAAGTCTTCAGCCACCATTAAAAATTGATGGCAAAACAATTGGTGTTGACTTTGCAAAGAGTGCCAGAAA AGACTTGCTTCTCCCGGATGGTAACAGAGTCAGCGCCTTTTCCGTGGCAAGTACCGCCATTGCTGCAGCTCAGTGGTCATCCACTCAG CCACAGACTGGAGAAGGCAGCACCCTTGACTACAGCTACCTCCAGTCAGGACAGGATGGCTACACACAGTATGCTCAG TACTCCCAGGATTATCAGCAGTACTACCAAAATCAAGGAGGAGTGTTGGACACAGACACAGCTACCATATCAG GAGCTCCGGTCACTACCACCACAGCTGCAGTTGTGTCCCAGAGTCCTCAGTTATATAATCAACAGACAAACTCACCTGACTCTCCG acacaATCAGCACCACCTACCACTAGCACTCAGGCACAAACGGCTCCCCCGACTGGCGTAGTCCCTGGAACCAAGTACG ctgtCCCTGACACTTCCACCTACCAATATGATGAATCTTCAGGATATTACTACGATCCTGTAACAGGGCTCTACTATGATCCTAATTCCCAG TATTACTACAATGCCTTAACCCAGCAGTACCTTTACTGGGATGGCGAAAAGGAGACCTACATGCCTGCTGCGGAAGGTATCACATACCAGCAAACAGCTACCACAACCACCACCAAAGaagtgaaggagaagaaagagaagcctAAGAGTAAAACAGCTCAACAG ATTGCTAAAGACATGGAGCGCTGGGCAAAGAGTTTGAACAAGCAGAAAGAGAACTTCAAGAACAGCTTCCAGCCGCTGAGCACCAGGGAGGAGGAACGGAAAGAGTCAGCAGCTGCAGATGCAGGCTTTGCCCTCTTTGAGAAAAAG GGAGCTTTGTCTGAGAGACAGCAGATCTTGCCAGAGGTGATGAAAAATGGGGACGATGAAAATCCACTGAAG CGTGGCCTTGTGGCTGCCTACAGTGGCGATAGCGACAACGATGAGGACTTACTGGAAAGAATGGAGAATGAGGAAGAGAAGTTGACTGACTGGAAGAAGATGGCTTGTCTGCTGTGTAGAAGGCAGTTCCCAAACAAAGATGCTCTGATTCGGCACCAGCAGCTGTCTGACTTGCACAAG CAAAACATGGATATCTATAGGAGATCAAAGCTTTCAGAGCAGGAACTTGAAGCCTTGGAGCTGCGTGAGAGAGAG ATGAAATACAGAGACAGAGCAGCTGAGAGGCGGGAGAAGTACGGCATCCCAGAGCCCCCTGAGCCAAAGCGCAAGAAGGTGTATGACGCTGGCACAGT TAATTACGAGCAGCCCACCAAAGATGGCCTTGACAACAGTAATATAGGCAACAAGATGCTGCAGGCCATGGGCTGGAGGGAAGGTTCAGGCTTGGGAAGAAAATGTCAGGGCATCACAGCACCCATTGAG